Proteins co-encoded in one Streptococcus pyogenes genomic window:
- the cas2 gene encoding CRISPR-associated endonuclease Cas2: MSYRYMRMILMFDMPTDTAEERKAYRKFRKFLLSEGFIMHQFSIYSKLLLNNTANNAMIGRLREHNPNKGNITLLTVTEKQFARMIYLHGERNNCIANSDERLVFLGEAFDES; the protein is encoded by the coding sequence ATGAGTTATAGATATATGAGAATGATACTTATGTTTGATATGCCGACGGACACCGCTGAGGAACGAAAAGCCTATCGAAAATTTCGGAAATTTTTACTTAGTGAAGGGTTTATCATGCATCAATTTTCTATTTATAGTAAGTTGCTGTTGAATAATACAGCTAACAATGCCATGATTGGTCGGCTGAGGGAGCATAATCCTAATAAAGGAAATATTACATTACTAACGGTCACGGAAAAACAGTTTGCACGAATGATTTATTTACATGGTGAAAGAAATAATTGTATTGCAAACTCCGATGAAAGACTTGTATTTCTTGGGGAGGCTTTTGATGAATCTTAA
- the cas1 gene encoding type II CRISPR-associated endonuclease Cas1, with translation MAGWRTVVVNTHSKLSYKNNHLIFKDAYKTELIHLSEIDILLLETTDIVLSTMLVKRLVDENVLVIFCDDKRLPTAMLMPFYGRHDSSLQLGKQMSWSETVKSQVWTTIIAQKILNQSCYLGACSYFEKSQSIMDLYHGLENFDPSNREGHAARIYFNTLFGNDFSRDLEHPINAGLDYGYTLLLSMFAREVVVSGCMTQFGLKHANQFNQFNFASDIMEPFRPLVDKIVYENRNQPFPKIKRELFTLFSDTFSYNGKEMYLTNIISDYTKKVVKALNNEGKGVPEFRI, from the coding sequence ATGGCTGGTTGGCGTACTGTTGTGGTAAATACCCACTCGAAATTATCCTATAAGAATAATCATCTGATTTTTAAGGATGCCTATAAAACGGAGCTGATCCATTTATCAGAAATTGATATTTTGTTATTAGAAACGACCGATATTGTCTTGTCCACTATGCTGGTAAAACGGCTAGTGGATGAGAATGTCCTTGTCATATTCTGTGATGATAAACGATTACCAACAGCTATGCTGATGCCTTTTTATGGTCGTCATGATTCGAGTTTACAGCTTGGGAAACAAATGTCCTGGTCAGAAACAGTCAAATCGCAGGTTTGGACGACGATTATTGCTCAAAAGATTTTGAATCAATCTTGCTATCTAGGAGCATGCTCCTATTTTGAAAAATCCCAATCTATTATGGATTTATATCATGGTTTGGAAAATTTTGATCCGAGTAATCGAGAAGGGCATGCAGCGAGAATTTATTTTAATACACTTTTTGGGAACGATTTCTCAAGAGATTTGGAGCATCCAATCAATGCAGGTCTGGATTATGGTTATACTTTATTATTGAGTATGTTTGCGCGTGAAGTGGTTGTGTCTGGATGTATGACTCAGTTTGGGCTTAAACACGCTAATCAGTTTAATCAGTTCAATTTTGCTAGCGATATTATGGAACCATTTAGGCCTTTAGTGGATAAGATTGTTTATGAAAATCGAAATCAGCCTTTTCCCAAAATAAAGAGAGAGTTATTTACTTTGTTTTCAGATACATTTTCATATAATGGTAAAGAGATGTATCTCACGAATATTATTAGCGATTATACTAAAAAAGTTGTCAAAGCTCTGAATAATGAAGGGAAAGGAGTTCCTGAATTTAGGATATGA
- the csn2 gene encoding type II-A CRISPR-associated protein Csn2, whose amino-acid sequence MNLNFSLLDEPIPLRGGTILVLEDVCVFSKIVQYCYQYEEDSELKFFDHKMKTIKESEIMLVTDILGFDVNSSTILKLIHADLESQFNEKPEVKSMIDKLVATITELIVFECLENELDLEYDEITILELIKSLGVKVETQSDTIFEKCLEILQIFKYLTKKKLLIFVNSGAFLTKDEVASLQEYISLTNLTVLFLEPRELYDFPQYILDEDYFLITKNMV is encoded by the coding sequence ATGAATCTTAATTTTTCCTTACTAGATGAACCGATTCCATTAAGAGGCGGTACAATTCTTGTGCTCGAAGATGTCTGTGTATTTTCAAAAATAGTGCAATATTGTTACCAATATGAGGAAGATTCTGAACTTAAATTTTTTGATCACAAGATGAAAACAATCAAAGAATCAGAAATCATGCTTGTAACAGATATTTTAGGATTTGATGTTAACTCCTCAACCATTTTAAAATTGATTCATGCAGATTTAGAATCTCAATTTAATGAGAAACCCGAAGTGAAATCGATGATTGACAAATTGGTTGCTACGATTACAGAACTGATTGTCTTTGAATGCTTAGAAAATGAATTAGATTTAGAGTATGATGAAATCACAATCCTGGAATTGATTAAGTCCTTAGGAGTAAAAGTAGAAACGCAAAGTGATACTATTTTTGAAAAATGTCTAGAGATACTTCAAATTTTCAAATATCTCACTAAGAAAAAGTTGCTTATTTTTGTCAATAGCGGAGCTTTTCTAACAAAGGATGAAGTGGCTAGTTTACAAGAGTATATATCATTGACAAATTTAACAGTTCTCTTTTTAGAACCACGTGAACTATATGATTTTCCGCAGTATATTTTAGATGAAGATTATTTCTTAATAACTAAAAATATGGTATAA
- a CDS encoding ORF6C domain-containing protein, whose product MNEIFNFNGQKVRTLIINNEPYFVGKDVADILGYQNPQKAIRDHVDFDDKLTEQIVQSGQNREMIIINESGLYSLILSSKLPQAKEFKRWVTSEVLPQIRMQGAYVPENLSDEAFIALFTGQKKLKQKQLELAQDVDYLKNEQPIHPSFAQALLKKRKSRVVMWLGGMDSPAYSDKVFAQSVFREAEMDFKAHFNVSRYDMLPKKFEDAALSYWMTWEPSTNTKMKIADLNQSSQLYLM is encoded by the coding sequence ATGAACGAAATTTTTAACTTTAACGGACAGAAAGTCCGTACTTTAATTATTAACAATGAGCCTTACTTTGTTGGTAAAGACGTTGCAGATATTTTGGGGTATCAAAATCCGCAAAAAGCTATACGTGATCATGTTGATTTTGATGATAAGCTGACAGAACAAATCGTTCAGTCAGGTCAGAATCGTGAAATGATTATTATCAATGAATCTGGTCTTTACTCACTCATTTTATCAAGCAAGTTGCCACAGGCAAAAGAATTTAAGCGTTGGGTAACTAGTGAGGTGTTACCACAGATTCGGATGCAGGGAGCTTATGTGCCTGAAAACCTATCTGATGAAGCTTTTATTGCTCTATTTACTGGTCAAAAGAAGCTCAAGCAAAAACAATTAGAACTAGCTCAGGATGTTGATTATTTGAAAAATGAACAACCTATCCATCCCAGCTTTGCCCAAGCTCTACTTAAAAAGCGTAAAAGTCGTGTAGTAATGTGGCTTGGTGGCATGGATAGTCCTGCTTATAGTGATAAAGTATTTGCTCAGTCGGTATTCCGTGAGGCAGAAATGGACTTTAAAGCTCACTTTAACGTTAGTCGATATGATATGTTACCCAAGAAGTTTGAAGATGCAGCATTATCTTACTGGATGACTTGGGAACCAAGCACAAATACTAAGATGAAAATTGCTGATCTTAATCAATCGAGTCAATTATATTTGATGTGA
- a CDS encoding tyrosine-type recombinase/integrase — MKYHKTKYPNIFWYETLKGKRYYIRRSYIFQGKKKEITKSGLKTIPEARAALTEIEKQINEKSIGINMNITVSGYWEIFHEKRVATNRWTPNTEETYKSLMRNNILKEYGTVKLRNLNRNDYEVYIANMLMTKPRESVKCINNCFMAMLNDAVLNGNIPANRLKGVYIGESTVPPKNKKVTMEQFQEWFIKAEQMMDKIFFSLTYLTIFGLRRGEIFGIRQMDIRFHQDGRAILRLHDSRSNHTKNGRHGLKTKESERYVMLDIKGTELLLFLRDNATAIKKRLSIIKDKEWDYISIKEDGNLINPNKLNDEFEKVNEIVGFRVTPHMMRHFFTTQSIIAGVPMEALSKALGHTKMYMTDKYNQVHDELSAQVTDTFSAFLDNNISRLNSPTEGKKAR, encoded by the coding sequence ATGAAATATCACAAAACAAAATACCCAAATATTTTTTGGTACGAAACGCTAAAAGGTAAACGCTACTATATCCGCCGTAGTTACATTTTCCAAGGGAAGAAAAAAGAAATTACTAAAAGCGGACTTAAAACTATTCCTGAAGCCCGTGCTGCCTTAACAGAAATTGAAAAACAGATTAATGAAAAAAGCATTGGTATTAATATGAATATTACTGTTTCTGGTTATTGGGAAATTTTCCACGAGAAACGTGTAGCTACTAATAGATGGACCCCAAATACCGAAGAAACCTATAAAAGCTTAATGAGAAATAATATACTTAAAGAGTACGGAACAGTTAAATTGCGGAATCTTAATCGCAACGACTATGAGGTTTACATAGCTAACATGCTGATGACAAAGCCCCGAGAATCCGTTAAGTGTATCAATAATTGTTTCATGGCAATGCTCAATGATGCTGTTCTGAATGGTAATATTCCAGCTAATCGACTTAAAGGTGTTTATATTGGGGAAAGTACCGTTCCTCCCAAAAATAAAAAAGTTACCATGGAACAATTTCAGGAATGGTTTATAAAAGCTGAGCAGATGATGGATAAAATCTTTTTCTCATTAACTTATTTAACCATCTTTGGTCTTCGTAGAGGGGAAATATTTGGAATACGTCAGATGGATATACGTTTTCATCAGGATGGTCGTGCTATCCTCAGACTACATGATAGTCGCAGTAATCACACTAAAAATGGCCGACATGGACTTAAAACAAAAGAGTCAGAAAGATATGTCATGTTAGATATTAAAGGTACAGAATTGCTATTGTTTCTTAGAGACAATGCTACTGCTATCAAAAAACGACTTTCCATCATCAAAGACAAAGAATGGGATTATATAAGCATTAAGGAAGACGGTAATCTCATTAATCCAAACAAACTCAATGACGAATTTGAGAAAGTTAATGAGATTGTTGGTTTTCGTGTTACCCCTCACATGATGCGACACTTTTTTACCACTCAAAGCATAATTGCTGGGGTTCCCATGGAAGCTCTTAGTAAAGCACTTGGCCACACAAAAATGTATATGACTGATAAATATAATCAGGTACACGATGAACTATCTGCTCAAGTTACAGACACATTTTCAGCTTTTTTAGACAATAATATTTCCCGACTAAATTCCCCGACAGAAGGCAAAAAAGCACGGTAA
- the dnaB gene encoding replicative DNA helicase, producing MEDFKILPHDIQTEQAVLGSIFINPEKIIEVAEYLKPDDFYKPAHRILFKAMLSISSNAEPIDVVTVKSVLESQDNLATIGGITYLLEVVNAVPTSVHAEHYAKIVAKKAQLRSIIDSLSDSIGNAYDENMDIDEIIAKTERSLIEVSQSSNKSSFRPIHDVLAENYQKIEERSNNNTQITGIATGFYDFDKLTTGLHADQLIILAARPAMGKTAFALNIAQNVATKSNKAVAVFSLEMGAESLVERMLASEGTIESHNIRTGQLTVEEWQRLIYVQGELAEAPIFIDDTAGVKITDIRARARRLSQENDGLGLIVVDYLQLIQGSRSDNRQQEVSEISRQLKIIAKELKVPVIALSQLSRSVEQRQDKRPIMSDLRESGSIEQDADIVAFLYRDDYYTDKSDDQPESNLTELIIKKNRHGSLGTVNLYFHKEYTKFSSLKEENNGSA from the coding sequence ATGGAAGATTTTAAAATATTGCCCCATGATATTCAGACAGAGCAGGCAGTTCTTGGTTCTATCTTTATCAATCCTGAAAAAATCATTGAGGTAGCTGAGTATCTGAAACCAGATGATTTCTATAAACCAGCACACAGAATATTATTTAAGGCCATGCTAAGTATTTCTAGCAATGCTGAGCCTATTGATGTCGTCACAGTTAAATCAGTGCTAGAAAGTCAAGACAATCTTGCTACTATTGGCGGAATAACCTATCTGCTAGAGGTAGTCAATGCAGTACCAACAAGCGTACACGCTGAACATTATGCAAAGATTGTGGCTAAAAAAGCACAACTTAGATCTATCATTGACAGCCTTTCTGATTCTATTGGCAATGCCTATGACGAGAACATGGATATTGACGAGATTATAGCAAAAACTGAGCGGTCGTTGATTGAGGTTAGTCAATCTAGTAATAAGAGTAGTTTTAGACCTATCCATGACGTGCTAGCAGAAAACTATCAAAAAATTGAAGAGCGATCAAACAATAATACTCAGATTACAGGTATTGCTACAGGCTTCTATGACTTTGACAAGTTAACAACGGGATTACATGCAGACCAATTAATTATCTTAGCAGCTAGACCTGCCATGGGTAAGACGGCATTTGCTCTTAATATCGCTCAGAATGTGGCAACTAAGTCTAATAAGGCTGTGGCCGTCTTCTCGCTTGAAATGGGTGCCGAAAGTCTAGTTGAGCGTATGCTTGCTAGCGAGGGAACTATTGAGAGTCACAACATCAGGACTGGTCAATTAACTGTTGAGGAGTGGCAACGGCTTATCTATGTGCAAGGAGAGCTTGCTGAAGCACCTATTTTCATAGATGACACGGCTGGCGTCAAAATTACTGACATTAGAGCAAGAGCCAGAAGACTATCGCAAGAAAATGATGGTTTAGGGCTCATTGTCGTTGACTATCTTCAGTTAATACAAGGGTCACGTTCAGACAATAGGCAACAAGAAGTCTCTGAGATTTCTAGACAGTTAAAGATAATTGCTAAGGAATTAAAAGTGCCTGTCATTGCTCTTAGCCAACTATCACGCAGCGTTGAGCAAAGGCAGGACAAGAGACCTATCATGTCAGACTTAAGGGAGTCAGGAAGCATTGAGCAAGATGCTGATATTGTCGCCTTTTTATACCGTGATGATTACTATACTGACAAATCTGACGATCAGCCAGAAAGTAATCTGACTGAGTTGATTATCAAGAAAAATAGGCATGGCAGTCTTGGCACTGTTAACCTATATTTTCATAAAGAGTACACTAAATTTTCTAGTTTAAAGGAGGAAAATAATGGCTCAGCGTAG
- the cas9 gene encoding type II CRISPR RNA-guided endonuclease Cas9 (Cas9, originally named Csn1, is the large, multifunctional signature protein of type II CRISPR/Cas systems. It is well known even to general audiences because its RNA-guided endonuclease activity has made it a popular tool for custom editing of eukaryotic genomes.): MDKKYSIGLDIGTNSVGWAVITDDYKVPSKKFKVLGNTDRHSIKKNLIGALLFDSGETAEATRLKRTARRRYTRRKNRICYLQEIFSNEMAKVDDSFFHRLEESFLVEEDKKHERHPIFGNIVDEVAYHEKYPTIYHLRKKLVDSTDKADLRLIYLALAHMIKFRGHFLIEGDLNPDNSDVDKLFIQLVQTYNQLFEENPINASGVDAKAILSARLSKSRRLENLIAQLPGEKKNGLFGNLIALSLGLTPNFKSNFDLAEDAKLQLSKDTYDDDLDNLLAQIGDQYADLFLAAKNLSDAILLSDILRVNTEITKAPLSASMIKRYDEHHQDLTLLKALVRQQLPEKYKEIFFDQSKNGYAGYIDGGASQEEFYKFIKPILEKMDGTEELLVKLNREDLLRKQRTFDNGSIPHQIHLGELHAILRRQEDFYPFLKDNREKIEKILTFRIPYYVGPLARGNSRFAWMTRKSEETITPWNFEEVVDKGASAQSFIERMTNFDKNLPNEKVLPKHSLLYEYFTVYNELTKVKYVTEGMRKPAFLSGEQKKAIVDLLFKTNRKVTVKQLKEDYFKKIECFDSVEISGVEDRFNASLGTYHDLLKIIKDKDFLDNEENEDILEDIVLTLTLFEDREMIEERLKTYAHLFDDKVMKQLKRRRYTGWGRLSRKLINGIRDKQSGKTILDFLKSDGFANRNFMQLIHDDSLTFKEDIQKAQVSGQGDSLHEHIANLAGSPAIKKGILQTVKVVDELVKVMGRHKPENIVIEMARENQTTQKGQKNSRERMKRIEEGIKELGSQILKEHPVENTQLQNEKLYLYYLQNGRDMYVDQELDINRLSDYDVDHIVPQSFLKDDSIDNKVLTRSDKNRGKSDNVPSEEVVKKMKNYWRQLLNAKLITQRKFDNLTKAERGGLSELDKAGFIKRQLVETRQITKHVAQILDSRMNTKYDENDKLIREVKVITLKSKLVSDFRKDFQFYKVREINNYHHAHDAYLNAVVGTALIKKYPKLESEFVYGDYKVYDVRKMIAKSEQEIGKATAKYFFYSNIMNFFKTEITLANGEIRKRPLIETNGETGEIVWDKGRDFATVRKVLSMPQVNIVKKTEVQTGGFSKESILPKRNSDKLIARKKDWDPKKYGGFDSPTVAYSVLVVAKVEKGKSKKLKSVKELLGITIMERSSFEKNPIDFLEAKGYKEVKKDLIIKLPKYSLFELENGRKRMLASAGELQKGNELALPSKYVNFLYLASHYEKLKGSPEDNEQKQLFVEQHKHYLDEIIEQISEFSKRVILADANLDKVLSAYNKHRDKPIREQAENIIHLFTLTNLGAPAAFKYFDTTIDRKRYTSTKEVLDATLIHQSITGLYETRIDLSQLGGD; this comes from the coding sequence ATGGATAAGAAATACTCAATAGGCTTAGATATCGGCACAAATAGCGTCGGATGGGCGGTGATCACTGATGATTATAAGGTTCCGTCTAAAAAGTTCAAGGTTCTGGGAAATACAGACCGCCACAGTATCAAAAAAAATCTTATAGGGGCTCTTTTATTTGACAGTGGAGAGACAGCGGAAGCGACTCGTCTCAAACGGACAGCTCGTAGAAGGTATACACGTCGGAAGAATCGTATTTGTTATCTACAGGAGATTTTTTCAAATGAGATGGCGAAAGTAGATGATAGTTTCTTTCATCGACTTGAAGAGTCTTTTTTGGTGGAAGAAGACAAGAAGCATGAACGTCATCCTATTTTTGGAAATATAGTAGATGAAGTTGCTTATCATGAGAAATATCCAACTATCTATCATCTGCGAAAAAAATTGGTAGATTCTACTGATAAAGCGGATTTGCGCTTAATCTATTTGGCCTTAGCGCATATGATTAAATTTCGTGGTCATTTTTTGATTGAGGGAGATTTAAATCCTGATAATAGTGATGTGGACAAACTATTTATCCAGTTGGTACAAACCTACAATCAATTATTTGAAGAAAACCCTATTAACGCAAGTGGAGTAGATGCTAAAGCGATTCTTTCTGCACGATTGAGTAAATCAAGACGATTAGAAAATCTCATTGCTCAGCTCCCCGGTGAGAAGAAAAATGGCTTATTTGGGAATCTCATTGCTTTGTCATTGGGTTTGACCCCTAATTTTAAATCAAATTTTGATTTGGCAGAAGATGCTAAATTACAGCTTTCAAAAGATACTTACGATGATGATTTAGATAATTTATTGGCGCAAATTGGAGATCAATATGCTGATTTGTTTTTGGCAGCTAAGAATTTATCAGATGCTATTTTACTTTCAGATATCCTAAGAGTAAATACTGAAATAACTAAGGCTCCCCTATCAGCTTCAATGATTAAACGCTACGATGAACATCATCAAGACTTGACTCTTTTAAAAGCTTTAGTTCGACAACAACTTCCAGAAAAGTATAAAGAAATCTTTTTTGATCAATCAAAAAACGGATATGCAGGTTATATTGATGGGGGAGCTAGCCAAGAAGAATTTTATAAATTTATCAAACCAATTTTAGAAAAAATGGATGGTACTGAGGAATTATTGGTGAAACTAAATCGTGAAGATTTGCTGCGCAAGCAACGGACCTTTGACAACGGCTCTATTCCCCATCAAATTCACTTGGGTGAGCTGCATGCTATTTTGAGAAGACAAGAAGACTTTTATCCATTTTTAAAAGACAATCGTGAGAAGATTGAAAAAATCTTGACTTTTCGAATTCCTTATTATGTTGGTCCATTGGCGCGTGGCAATAGTCGTTTTGCATGGATGACTCGGAAGTCTGAAGAAACAATTACCCCATGGAATTTTGAAGAAGTTGTCGATAAAGGTGCTTCAGCTCAATCATTTATTGAACGCATGACAAACTTTGATAAAAATCTTCCAAATGAAAAAGTACTACCAAAACATAGTTTGCTTTATGAGTATTTTACGGTTTATAACGAATTGACAAAGGTCAAATATGTTACTGAAGGAATGCGAAAACCAGCATTTCTTTCAGGTGAACAGAAGAAAGCCATTGTTGATTTACTCTTCAAAACAAATCGAAAAGTAACCGTTAAGCAATTAAAAGAAGATTATTTCAAAAAAATAGAATGTTTTGATAGTGTTGAAATTTCAGGAGTTGAAGATAGATTTAATGCTTCATTAGGTACCTACCATGATTTGCTAAAAATTATTAAAGATAAAGATTTTTTGGATAATGAAGAAAATGAAGATATCTTAGAGGATATTGTTTTAACATTGACCTTATTTGAAGATAGGGAGATGATTGAGGAAAGACTTAAAACATATGCTCACCTCTTTGATGATAAGGTGATGAAACAGCTTAAACGTCGCCGTTATACTGGTTGGGGACGTTTGTCTCGAAAATTGATTAATGGTATTAGGGATAAGCAATCTGGCAAAACAATATTAGATTTTTTGAAATCAGATGGTTTTGCCAATCGCAATTTTATGCAGCTGATCCATGATGATAGTTTGACATTTAAAGAAGACATTCAAAAAGCACAAGTGTCTGGACAAGGCGATAGTTTACATGAACATATTGCAAATTTAGCTGGTAGCCCTGCTATTAAAAAAGGTATTTTACAGACTGTAAAAGTTGTTGATGAATTGGTCAAAGTAATGGGGCGGCATAAGCCAGAAAATATCGTTATTGAAATGGCACGTGAAAATCAGACAACTCAAAAGGGCCAGAAAAATTCGCGAGAGCGTATGAAACGAATCGAAGAAGGTATCAAAGAATTAGGAAGTCAGATTCTTAAAGAGCATCCTGTTGAAAATACTCAATTGCAAAATGAAAAGCTCTATCTCTATTATCTCCAAAATGGAAGAGACATGTATGTGGACCAAGAATTAGATATTAATCGTTTAAGTGATTATGATGTCGATCACATTGTTCCACAAAGTTTCCTTAAAGACGATTCAATAGACAATAAGGTCTTAACGCGTTCTGATAAAAATCGTGGTAAATCGGATAACGTTCCAAGTGAAGAAGTAGTCAAAAAGATGAAAAACTATTGGAGACAACTTCTAAACGCCAAGTTAATCACTCAACGTAAGTTTGATAATTTAACGAAAGCTGAACGTGGAGGTTTGAGTGAACTTGATAAAGCTGGTTTTATCAAACGCCAATTGGTTGAAACTCGCCAAATCACTAAGCATGTGGCACAAATTTTGGATAGTCGCATGAATACTAAATACGATGAAAATGATAAACTTATTCGAGAGGTTAAAGTGATTACCTTAAAATCTAAATTAGTTTCTGACTTCCGAAAAGATTTCCAATTCTATAAAGTACGTGAGATTAACAATTACCATCATGCCCATGATGCGTATCTAAATGCCGTCGTTGGAACTGCTTTGATTAAGAAATATCCAAAACTTGAATCGGAGTTTGTCTATGGTGATTATAAAGTTTATGATGTTCGTAAAATGATTGCTAAGTCTGAGCAAGAAATAGGCAAAGCAACCGCAAAATATTTCTTTTACTCTAATATCATGAACTTCTTCAAAACAGAAATTACACTTGCAAATGGAGAGATTCGCAAACGCCCTCTAATCGAAACTAATGGGGAAACTGGAGAAATTGTCTGGGATAAAGGGCGAGATTTTGCCACAGTGCGCAAAGTATTGTCCATGCCCCAAGTCAATATTGTCAAGAAAACAGAAGTACAGACAGGCGGATTCTCCAAGGAGTCAATTTTACCAAAAAGAAATTCGGACAAGCTTATTGCTCGTAAAAAAGACTGGGATCCAAAAAAATATGGTGGTTTTGATAGTCCAACGGTAGCTTATTCAGTCCTAGTGGTTGCTAAGGTGGAAAAAGGGAAATCGAAGAAGTTAAAATCCGTTAAAGAGTTACTAGGGATCACAATTATGGAAAGAAGTTCCTTTGAAAAAAATCCGATTGACTTTTTAGAAGCTAAAGGATATAAGGAAGTTAAAAAAGACTTAATCATTAAACTACCTAAATATAGTCTTTTTGAGTTAGAAAACGGTCGTAAACGGATGCTGGCTAGTGCCGGAGAATTACAAAAAGGAAATGAGCTGGCTCTGCCAAGCAAATATGTGAATTTTTTATATTTAGCTAGTCATTATGAAAAGTTGAAGGGTAGTCCAGAAGATAACGAACAAAAACAATTGTTTGTGGAGCAGCATAAGCATTATTTAGATGAGATTATTGAGCAAATCAGTGAATTTTCTAAGCGTGTTATTTTAGCAGATGCCAATTTAGATAAAGTTCTTAGTGCATATAACAAACATAGAGACAAACCAATACGTGAACAAGCAGAAAATATTATTCATTTATTTACGTTGACGAATCTTGGAGCTCCCGCTGCTTTTAAATATTTTGATACAACAATTGATCGTAAACGATATACGTCTACAAAAGAAGTTTTAGATGCCACTCTTATCCATCAATCCATCACTGGTCTTTATGAAACACGCATTGATTTGAGTCAGCTAGGAGGTGACTGA
- a CDS encoding helix-turn-helix domain-containing protein: MNILGNSIKTIRKSKKLTQKDLAKLTGFKQNTISNHENGKRQLDELDIRKYAEALNVAPQDLFDSSKSTPSIPFPNFDPRKAILLSNYSKLNDNRKNRLVSTSETLLAEEQGKITNISEKRSEYGARKRISLSVPGKVSAGTGYWQEDDYDTEVDFYADEIPDEKNYDTVAVVVGHSMEPKIKNGDFLFIKLTDQVGINKIGIFQVNGENYVKKLKNDHLQSLNPKYADITLSESDNFRTVGEVVDIYREG; this comes from the coding sequence ATGAACATTCTTGGAAATTCCATTAAAACTATACGAAAGTCGAAAAAACTAACTCAAAAAGATTTAGCAAAGCTAACAGGTTTTAAGCAAAATACAATATCAAATCATGAAAACGGAAAGAGACAACTAGATGAGCTAGACATAAGAAAATATGCTGAAGCATTAAATGTTGCTCCTCAGGATTTATTTGACTCATCTAAATCTACTCCTTCCATTCCATTCCCAAACTTCGACCCACGCAAGGCAATCCTGCTGTCTAATTACTCAAAGCTTAACGATAACCGCAAAAATAGGCTCGTATCGACCTCTGAGACGCTCTTAGCAGAGGAGCAAGGGAAAATCACCAACATATCCGAAAAACGTTCAGAATACGGCGCTAGAAAACGAATTAGCCTATCTGTACCAGGTAAGGTTTCTGCTGGTACTGGCTACTGGCAAGAAGACGACTATGATACAGAAGTTGACTTCTACGCTGACGAAATACCAGACGAAAAAAACTATGATACTGTCGCAGTAGTCGTTGGCCACTCCATGGAACCAAAGATAAAAAATGGTGACTTTTTATTTATTAAGCTTACTGATCAAGTTGGTATTAACAAAATTGGTATTTTTCAGGTCAACGGTGAAAACTATGTCAAGAAATTAAAGAACGACCACCTCCAGTCTCTTAATCCAAAATATGCTGACATCACACTATCTGAAAGTGATAACTTTAGAACCGTCGGTGAGGTAGTTGATATATATAGAGAGGGGTAG